The Haloarcula laminariae genomic sequence TGTGTCGTGTGTGAGTCGTCGGCGCTCCCGATGCCCAACACCAGCTCGTCGACCTCCTCGGCGATGCGCTCGACCATCGCGTGGTGGCCGTCGTGGTAGGGCTGGAACCGGCCGATGTAGAACCCGCGCATACAGGATGTGTGCTCGGTGGTCTGATAAACCCGCCGACGGCTCGCCGCCCCGTCGAGTCGTACCGACAATCACGCCGCTGTCCGGTGGTTTGGGTGGTATCGAAATCGTTACTGGGGGGAGAAAGTATATCAGTGGACAGGCCTTCCAAACCGATGTTAACAACGTTTGTATGAGCGACAACACCGACACTGACGCGGCTCCCGACGCCGACCGGGAGGCGACCGACCCCGAGGAGGAAGAGACGCCCGCCGCCGGCCAGCACGTGGCCGACGACGAGGCGTCCGACTCCGAGGGCGAGGCGCCGCCCCCGGGCGACGGAGCAACGTCGGACACGACGCTCGGCAGCGATGTCGAGATTGAGGGTGGGTCCGAGTTCGAGGACGCCGAAGAGCAACTGCTGGGCGGCCTGGACATCGACTCGACCGAGGAAATCGAGGTGCCCGACCGCCTCGTCGACCAGGTCATCGGACAGGACCACGCACGGGACGTAATCAAGAAAGCGGCCAAACAGCGCCGCCACGTGATGATGATCGGCTCGCCCGGGACGGGCAAGTCGATGCTCGCGAAGGCGATGAGCCAGCTGCTGCCCCGCGAGGAACTGCAGGACGTGCTGGTCTATCACAACCCCGACGACGGCAACGAGCCGAAAGTTCGCACCGTCCCCGGCGGGAAGGGCGAACAGATCGTCGAGGCCCACAAGGAGGAGGCCCGCAAGCGCAACCAGATGCGGACCTTCCTGATGTGGATCATCATCGCCATCGTCATCGGCTACTCGCTGATTATCGCCCAGCAGATTCTGCTGGGGATTCTCGCCGCCGGTGTCATCTATCTCGCCTTCCGCTACAGCTCCAGAGGCAGCGACTCGATGATTCCGAACCTGCTGGTCAACAACGCCAGCCAGAAGACCGCCCCCTTCGAGGACGCCACGGGCGCCCACGCGGGTGCACTGCTCGGTGACGTCCGCCACGACCCCTTCCAGTCCGGCGGGATGGAGACGCCCTCTCATGACCGCGTCGAGCCCGGCGCCATCCACAAGGCCAACAAGGGCGTGCTGTTCGTCGACGAGATCAACACGCTCGACATCCGCTCCCAGCAGAAGCTGATGACGGCCATCCAGGAGGGCGAGTTCGGCATCACGGGTCAGTCCGAGCGCTCCTCGGGCGCGATGGTCCAGACGGAGCCGGTCCCGACGGACTTCATCATGATCGCGGCGGGGAACCTCGACGCGATGGAGAACATGCACCCGGCCCTGCGTTCGCGTATCAAGGGGTACGGCTACGAGGTGTACATGGACGACACCATCGAGGACAGCGCCGAGATGCGCCGGAAGTACACCCGATTCGTCGCCCAGGAGGTCGAGAACGACGGCCGCCTGCCCCACTTCACCGAGGAGGCAGTCGAGGAGCTCATCCTCGAAGCCCGCCGCCGTGCGGGCCGGAAGGGCCACCTCACGCTGAAGTTCCGCGACCTCGGCGGCCTGGTTCGGGTCGCGGGCGACATCGCCCGCGCCGAGGACAAGGACCGCACCACCCGCGACGACGTGTTGCAGGCCAAGCGCCGCTCCCGGTCCATCGAGCAACAGCTCGCGGACAACTACATCGAACGCCGCAAGGACTACGAGCTCACCGTCAACGACGGCGACGTGGTCGGCCGCGTCAACGGGCTGGCCGTCATGGGCGAGGACAGCGGTATCGTCCTCCCGGTGATGGCCGAGGTCACGCCCTCCCAGGGCCCGGGCCAGGTCATCGCCACCGGCCAGCTCAAGGAGATGGCCGAAGAGGCCGTCCAGAACGTCTCGGCCATCATCAAGAAGTTCAGCGACGAGGACATCTCCGAGAAGGACGTCCACATCCAGTTCGTCCAGGCCGGCGAGGGCGGCGTCGACGGCGACTCCGCCTCGATTACGGTCGCGACGGCCGTCATCAGCGCCCTGGAGAACGTCCCCATTGAACAGCACATCGCCATGACCGGCTCGCTGTCGGTCCGCGGCGACGTGCTCCCGGTCGGCGGCGTCACCCACAAGATAGAGGCCGCCGCCAAAGCGGGGCTGGACACGGTCATCATCCCCGAGGCCAACACGCAGGACGTGATGATCGAAGAGGAGTACGAGGAACAGATTGAGATCGTCCCGGTCTCACACATCTCCGAAGTGCTCGAGGTCGCACTCGCCGGCGAGCCCGAGAAGGACTCGCTGGTCGACCGCCTCAAGTCCATCACGGGCAAGGCCCTCGAACACGAGGTCGGGCGACAGGGCAGCGGCAGTCCCAGCCCGCAATAGATGCCCCAGTGGGCCGCGTTCGTCGGCCTCCTGGGTTTCCTACTGACCGTTTTACTCGGCCTTTCGAAGCTCTCCCAGCGCTCGCTCTCCGGCGACCGCGCCGCCGTGACCGCCGGTACGGCCAGTCCCGAGCGGCTCCGGGCGGCGGGTCCGGCCGACGACACCTACCCGCGGTTCGAGACACAACGGACCGCCAGGCGGCGCCGACACGTCGAGGACCGCGCCGGTCACCGGCTCTCGGCGGGCACCCTGCTTGCCAACGTCGCGCTCACACAGGGGCTGTTCGGGCTGCTCCTCGTCGGCGGCGCCGTCCTCTTCGAGATACCGGCGGCCGCGTTCGGTGTCACGGCCGACGCGCTCTCGACGGGATTGCCGGCCGTCGGTATCGGCGTGGCAGCCGGGGTCGGATTCTGGGTCGGCAACGAGTTCGCGGCGGCGGTCGCCGACGGCTTCGGTATCGGGGTCGACGAGTCGCTGCGCGAACTGCTCGCGCCCGACTCGGCCGGCGGGTGGGTCGTCCTCCTCGCGGTCGTCCTGCCGGTGATCGCCGTCGTCGAGGAGCTGCTCTTCCGGGCCGCCGCCATCGGCGTCACGGTCGCCGGCCTGGGCGCCCCCGCCTGGGGGATGGTCGCCGTCTCCTCGGTGGCGTTCGCGCTGGGCCACGGTGCACAGGGCCGGGTGGGAATCGTCGTCACCGGCGTTCTCGGGGCGGCCCTCGGGGCGGTCTTCGTCCTCACGAACAGCCTGCTGGCCGTCGTCGTCGCTCACTACCTCGTCAACGCGCTGGAACTGACGGTCCACGAGGGGCTGGGCGTCGCCCGGCCCAGCGTCTAGAGCCCTTCGACCGACCGGAGCTTCTGCTCCACCTCGGGGGGCGCGCCGCTGGGGCCGTCACGCACGCGGTGGTCGGGAATCAACAGCGGGACGGGGTTCGCGGCCAGGGCCTCGCGGACCTGTTTCCGGTCCTCCTGTTCGTCCGAGCCCAGCCCCTGTGTCATCATCACGACCTGCTCGACCGACCCCTCTTCACCGTAGGGAATCTGGTCGACGGCTTCGAGCACGTTCCGCTGGTCGGTCGGGACCGTCAGCCCGACGGTCACGTCCTCGAAGTTGTCCTCGGCCCCGCCGAGATACGCCTCGATGCGGTCGAAAAGTGAGTGGTCGTCCGAGCTATCGGCGTCCGGCTGGGTCGGAAACGAGACGGAGATGATTCGGTCACCCGCTTCGCCGA encodes the following:
- a CDS encoding MGMT family protein, with protein sequence MVTPTGDAGIYARESTYLDRFVQFGEAGDRIISVSFPTQPDADSSDDHSLFDRIEAYLGGAEDNFEDVTVGLTVPTDQRNVLEAVDQIPYGEEGSVEQVVMMTQGLGSDEQEDRKQVREALAANPVPLLIPDHRVRDGPSGAPPEVEQKLRSVEGL
- the lonB gene encoding ATP-dependent protease LonB, with the translated sequence MSDNTDTDAAPDADREATDPEEEETPAAGQHVADDEASDSEGEAPPPGDGATSDTTLGSDVEIEGGSEFEDAEEQLLGGLDIDSTEEIEVPDRLVDQVIGQDHARDVIKKAAKQRRHVMMIGSPGTGKSMLAKAMSQLLPREELQDVLVYHNPDDGNEPKVRTVPGGKGEQIVEAHKEEARKRNQMRTFLMWIIIAIVIGYSLIIAQQILLGILAAGVIYLAFRYSSRGSDSMIPNLLVNNASQKTAPFEDATGAHAGALLGDVRHDPFQSGGMETPSHDRVEPGAIHKANKGVLFVDEINTLDIRSQQKLMTAIQEGEFGITGQSERSSGAMVQTEPVPTDFIMIAAGNLDAMENMHPALRSRIKGYGYEVYMDDTIEDSAEMRRKYTRFVAQEVENDGRLPHFTEEAVEELILEARRRAGRKGHLTLKFRDLGGLVRVAGDIARAEDKDRTTRDDVLQAKRRSRSIEQQLADNYIERRKDYELTVNDGDVVGRVNGLAVMGEDSGIVLPVMAEVTPSQGPGQVIATGQLKEMAEEAVQNVSAIIKKFSDEDISEKDVHIQFVQAGEGGVDGDSASITVATAVISALENVPIEQHIAMTGSLSVRGDVLPVGGVTHKIEAAAKAGLDTVIIPEANTQDVMIEEEYEEQIEIVPVSHISEVLEVALAGEPEKDSLVDRLKSITGKALEHEVGRQGSGSPSPQ
- a CDS encoding CPBP family intramembrane glutamic endopeptidase, with the translated sequence MPQWAAFVGLLGFLLTVLLGLSKLSQRSLSGDRAAVTAGTASPERLRAAGPADDTYPRFETQRTARRRRHVEDRAGHRLSAGTLLANVALTQGLFGLLLVGGAVLFEIPAAAFGVTADALSTGLPAVGIGVAAGVGFWVGNEFAAAVADGFGIGVDESLRELLAPDSAGGWVVLLAVVLPVIAVVEELLFRAAAIGVTVAGLGAPAWGMVAVSSVAFALGHGAQGRVGIVVTGVLGAALGAVFVLTNSLLAVVVAHYLVNALELTVHEGLGVARPSV